The following coding sequences are from one Achromobacter sp. B7 window:
- the rpsD gene encoding 30S ribosomal protein S4, protein MARYIGPKCKLSRREGTDLFLKSARRSLDSKCKLDSKPGQHGRTSGARTSDYGLQLREKQKLKRMYGVLEKQFRKYFAEAERRRGNTGETLIQLLESRLDNVVYRMGFGSTRAEARQLVSHRAIELNGHTADIASMLVKAGDVVSIREKAKKQGRIKESLDLATSIGIPQWVEVDATKLTGTFKSVPDRADVARDINESMVVELYSR, encoded by the coding sequence ATGGCACGTTATATTGGACCCAAATGCAAGCTCTCGCGCCGCGAGGGTACTGACCTGTTCCTGAAGAGCGCCCGTCGCTCGCTGGATTCCAAGTGCAAGCTGGATTCCAAGCCTGGCCAACACGGCCGCACTTCGGGTGCCCGCACTTCCGACTACGGCCTGCAGCTGCGCGAAAAGCAAAAGCTCAAGCGCATGTACGGCGTGCTGGAAAAGCAATTCCGCAAGTACTTCGCTGAAGCAGAGCGTCGCCGTGGCAACACCGGCGAAACCCTGATCCAGCTGCTGGAATCGCGCCTGGACAACGTCGTCTACCGCATGGGCTTCGGCTCGACGCGCGCCGAAGCTCGCCAGCTGGTCAGCCACCGCGCCATCGAACTGAACGGCCACACGGCTGACATCGCTTCGATGCTGGTAAAGGCCGGCGACGTCGTCTCGATCCGTGAAAAGGCCAAGAAGCAAGGCCGTATCAAGGAATCGCTCGACCTGGCCACCAGCATCGGCATCCCCCAATGGGTGGAAGTCGACGCGACCAAGCTGACCGGTACGTTCAAGTCGGTCCCCGATCGCGCTGACGTCGCTCGCGACATCAACGAATCGATGGTCGTCGAACTGTACTCGCGTTAA
- the rpsE gene encoding 30S ribosomal protein S5 — translation MAKVQGKNAAEKENDDGLREKMIAVNRVSKVVKGGRTMSFAALTVVGDGDGRVGMGKGKAREVPVSVQKAMEQARRGMFKVALKNGTLHHTVVGKHGAATVLISPAAEGTGVIAGGPMRAIFEVMGVRNVVAKSLGSSNPYNMVRATLNGLRASLTPADVAAKRGKSVEEILG, via the coding sequence ATGGCTAAAGTACAAGGCAAGAACGCCGCGGAAAAAGAGAACGATGACGGCCTCCGCGAAAAGATGATCGCGGTCAACCGCGTGAGCAAAGTGGTCAAGGGTGGTCGCACCATGAGCTTTGCCGCGCTGACCGTGGTTGGCGATGGCGATGGTCGCGTCGGCATGGGTAAGGGCAAGGCGCGTGAAGTGCCGGTGTCCGTCCAGAAGGCAATGGAACAGGCCCGTCGCGGCATGTTCAAGGTTGCTCTGAAGAACGGCACGCTGCACCACACCGTGGTTGGCAAGCATGGCGCCGCTACCGTGCTGATCTCGCCGGCTGCTGAAGGTACTGGCGTTATCGCCGGCGGCCCGATGCGCGCTATTTTTGAAGTGATGGGTGTGCGTAACGTGGTTGCCAAGAGCTTGGGCTCGAGCAACCCCTACAACATGGTTCGCGCCACGTTGAACGGTCTGCGCGCTTCCCTGACCCCGGCCGATGTTGCTGCCAAGCGCGGCAAGTCGGTCGAAGAAATCCTGGGGTAA
- the infA gene encoding translation initiation factor IF-1, with protein sequence MSKDDVIQMQGEVLENLPNATFRVKLENGHVVLGHISGKMRMHYIRILPGDKVTVELTPYDLTRARIVFRSK encoded by the coding sequence ATGTCCAAGGACGACGTCATTCAGATGCAAGGCGAGGTTCTTGAGAACCTCCCGAACGCGACATTTCGCGTCAAGCTCGAAAACGGCCACGTGGTGTTGGGCCATATTTCCGGCAAGATGCGTATGCATTACATCCGGATCCTGCCGGGTGACAAGGTCACAGTGGAGCTCACGCCCTATGATCTGACGCGAGCCAGGATAGTTTTCCGCTCCAAATGA
- the rplE gene encoding 50S ribosomal protein L5 — protein MSRLQDFYKSKVAGDLQAKFGYKSVMEVPRITKITLNMGVSEAVSDKKVIEHAVSDLTKIAGQKPVVTKTKKAIAGFKIRENYPIGCMVTLRGQRMYEFLDRLVAVALPRVRDFRGISGRAFDGRGNYNIGVKEQIIFPEIEYDKIDALRGLNISITTSAKTDEEAKALLTAFSFPFRN, from the coding sequence ATGTCTCGTTTGCAAGATTTCTACAAGAGCAAGGTCGCTGGCGACCTGCAGGCCAAGTTTGGCTACAAGAGCGTCATGGAAGTGCCGCGCATCACCAAGATCACCCTGAACATGGGTGTCTCGGAAGCCGTGTCCGATAAGAAGGTTATCGAACACGCGGTGTCGGACCTGACCAAGATCGCTGGCCAAAAGCCTGTCGTGACGAAGACCAAGAAGGCTATCGCCGGTTTCAAGATCCGCGAAAACTACCCGATTGGTTGCATGGTCACGTTGCGTGGTCAACGCATGTACGAATTCCTGGATCGCCTCGTTGCGGTCGCGCTGCCTCGCGTGCGCGACTTCCGTGGTATCTCGGGTCGTGCGTTCGACGGCCGTGGCAACTACAACATCGGGGTGAAAGAGCAAATCATTTTCCCCGAAATCGAGTACGACAAGATCGACGCGCTGCGTGGGCTGAACATCAGCATCACCACCTCCGCGAAGACCGACGAAGAAGCCAAGGCGCTGTTGACGGCCTTCAGCTTCCCGTTCCGTAACTAA
- the rplN gene encoding 50S ribosomal protein L14: MIQMQTTLDVADNTGARHVMCIKVLGGSKRRYAGIGDIIKVSVKDAAPRGRVKKGEIYNAVVVRTAKGVRRKDGSLIKFGGNAAVLLNAKLEPIGTRIFGPVTRELRTEKFMKIVSLAPEVL; encoded by the coding sequence ATGATCCAAATGCAGACCACGCTGGACGTGGCCGATAACACTGGTGCGCGTCATGTCATGTGCATTAAGGTGCTCGGTGGCTCCAAGCGCCGTTATGCCGGTATCGGCGACATCATCAAGGTGAGCGTCAAAGATGCGGCTCCGCGCGGACGCGTCAAGAAAGGCGAAATTTACAATGCCGTGGTGGTTCGTACCGCCAAGGGCGTGCGCCGTAAAGACGGTTCGCTGATTAAGTTCGGTGGCAATGCCGCCGTATTGCTCAACGCCAAGCTGGAGCCCATCGGCACCCGCATCTTCGGACCCGTTACGCGTGAACTGCGTACCGAGAAGTTCATGAAGATCGTGTCGTTGGCCCCGGAAGTGCTGTAA
- the rplO gene encoding 50S ribosomal protein L15 — MSDMQLNSLKPAEGSKHAKRRVGRGIGSGLGKTAGRGHKGQKSRSGGFHKVGFEGGQMPLQRRLPKRGFTPLGQHLYAEVRLSDLQALPIDEVDVQVLKAAGVIGQAVRYAKVIKSGELSRKVVLKGITATAGARAAIEGAGGSLA; from the coding sequence ATGTCGGATATGCAACTTAATTCGCTGAAGCCCGCTGAGGGCAGCAAGCACGCCAAGCGCCGCGTCGGCCGTGGTATCGGTTCGGGTCTGGGTAAAACCGCCGGCCGTGGCCACAAAGGTCAGAAGTCGCGCTCGGGCGGTTTCCATAAGGTTGGCTTCGAAGGCGGTCAAATGCCGCTGCAGCGTCGTCTGCCCAAGCGTGGTTTCACCCCGCTCGGTCAGCACCTGTACGCCGAAGTCCGTCTGTCGGACCTGCAAGCCTTGCCCATCGACGAAGTCGACGTGCAAGTGCTCAAGGCGGCTGGCGTGATTGGTCAGGCGGTTCGTTACGCCAAGGTCATCAAGTCGGGTGAACTCTCGCGCAAGGTAGTGCTCAAGGGCATTACTGCGACGGCCGGCGCTCGCGCCGCCATCGAAGGCGCGGGCGGCTCGCTTGCTTGA
- the rpsN gene encoding 30S ribosomal protein S14, translating to MAKLSLINRDIKRAKLADKFAAKRAELKAIIDDQSKTDEERYQARLKLQQLPRNANPTRQRNRCVVTGRPRGVFRKFGLTRHKLREMAMKGEIPGITKASW from the coding sequence GTGGCTAAACTTTCCCTCATCAATCGCGACATCAAGCGCGCCAAGCTGGCTGACAAGTTCGCTGCCAAGCGCGCTGAGTTGAAGGCGATCATCGACGACCAGTCGAAGACCGACGAAGAACGTTACCAAGCTCGGCTCAAGCTGCAACAGCTGCCGCGCAATGCCAATCCGACGCGCCAACGTAACCGTTGCGTGGTCACCGGTCGTCCGCGCGGCGTGTTCCGCAAGTTCGGCCTGACGCGTCACAAACTGCGTGAAATGGCGATGAAGGGCGAAATCCCCGGCATCACCAAGGCCAGCTGGTAG
- a CDS encoding NAD-dependent succinate-semialdehyde dehydrogenase, which produces MYEQLALYIDGEFISGEGRRTQDVINPATLEVLGQLPHATEADLDRALAAAQRAFESWKKSSPMDRSAILRKVATLSRERAKEIGRNMTLDQGKPLAEAVGEVTSCAEHADWHAEECRRIYGRVVPPRNPDVRQFVVREPIGVCAAFTPWNFPYNQAIRKIAAALGAGCTVVLKGPEDSPSAVMAIARMFHDAGLPKGCLNIVWGEPAKISDYLIRSPIVRKVSFTGSVPVGKQLAALAGAHMKRVTMELGGHSPVLVFDDADIDRAAEMLAKFKVRNAGQVCVSPTRFYVQEGAYEQFLARFSDVLKNIKVGDGLEAGTDMGPLAHERRVPAMSAFIDDAKKHGGKVVVGGGPLDRKGFFFAPTVVTELPDDSMLMTEEPFGPVAPVVRFKDTDEVLRRANSLPFGLSSYVFTNSLKTATKVSNGLEAGMVNINHFGSALAETPFGGIKDSGIGSEGGLETFDGYLVTKFITHI; this is translated from the coding sequence ATGTATGAACAGTTGGCGCTGTATATCGACGGCGAATTCATCTCCGGCGAGGGTAGGCGCACCCAGGACGTCATCAACCCGGCCACGCTTGAAGTGCTGGGCCAGCTGCCTCACGCAACCGAAGCCGATCTGGACCGTGCGCTAGCCGCCGCCCAGCGCGCGTTCGAATCGTGGAAGAAGTCTTCTCCCATGGATCGTTCGGCCATCCTGCGCAAGGTTGCCACGCTGTCGCGCGAGCGCGCCAAGGAAATCGGCCGCAACATGACGCTGGACCAGGGCAAGCCGCTGGCCGAAGCCGTGGGCGAAGTCACCTCTTGCGCTGAACACGCCGACTGGCACGCCGAAGAATGCCGCCGTATCTACGGCCGCGTGGTCCCGCCCCGCAATCCCGATGTACGCCAGTTTGTCGTGCGCGAACCCATCGGCGTCTGCGCCGCGTTCACGCCGTGGAACTTCCCGTACAACCAGGCCATCCGCAAGATCGCCGCCGCGCTCGGCGCGGGATGCACGGTGGTCCTCAAGGGTCCGGAAGATTCGCCCAGCGCCGTCATGGCGATTGCGCGCATGTTCCACGATGCCGGCCTGCCCAAGGGCTGCCTGAACATCGTCTGGGGCGAGCCCGCCAAGATCTCCGACTACCTGATCCGTTCGCCGATCGTGCGCAAGGTGTCGTTCACCGGTTCCGTGCCGGTGGGCAAGCAGCTGGCCGCGCTGGCCGGCGCGCACATGAAGCGCGTCACGATGGAATTGGGCGGCCATTCGCCCGTGCTGGTGTTCGACGACGCCGACATCGACCGCGCCGCTGAAATGCTGGCCAAGTTCAAAGTTCGCAACGCTGGTCAGGTCTGCGTGTCGCCCACTCGCTTCTACGTGCAGGAAGGCGCCTACGAGCAGTTCCTGGCCCGCTTCTCGGACGTGCTCAAGAACATCAAGGTCGGCGACGGCCTGGAAGCCGGCACCGACATGGGTCCGCTGGCGCACGAACGCCGCGTACCCGCCATGAGCGCCTTCATCGACGACGCCAAGAAGCACGGCGGCAAGGTCGTGGTGGGCGGTGGCCCACTGGACCGCAAGGGCTTTTTCTTCGCCCCCACGGTCGTGACGGAACTGCCGGACGACTCGATGCTGATGACCGAAGAACCCTTCGGCCCCGTGGCGCCGGTGGTCCGCTTCAAGGACACCGACGAAGTCCTGCGCCGCGCCAACAGCCTGCCGTTCGGCCTGTCGTCCTACGTGTTCACCAATTCGTTGAAGACCGCCACCAAGGTCTCGAACGGACTGGAAGCCGGCATGGTCAACATCAACCACTTCGGCAGTGCGCTGGCCGAGACGCCGTTCGGCGGCATCAAGGACAGCGGCATCGGTAGCGAAGGCGGCCTGGAAACGTTTGACGGCTACCTCGTCACGAAATTCATCACGCACATCTGA
- the secY gene encoding preprotein translocase subunit SecY, with translation MANAQALGKTGARYGDLKRRLVFLVLALVVYRLGTHIPVPGINPDALADLFRQNQGGILGLFNMFSGGALSRFSIFALGIMPYISASIIMQLMSVVVPSLEALKKEGESGRRKITQYTRYGTVVLALVQAVGISVALESQQGLVIDPGMLFRFTTVVTLVTGTMFVMWLGEQITERGLGNGISILIFAGIVAGLPAALAALLDLVRTNAMSVLSALFIVALVVLVTAFVVFVERGQRKITVNYAKRQVGNKVYGGQSSHLPLKLNMAGVIPPIFASSIILFPATITSWFSSSENMRWLSDLAAALSPRQPLYITLYSVAIIFFCFFYTALVFNSRETADNLKKSGAFVPGIRPGEQTARYIDKILMRLTLAGAIYITLVCLLPEFLVMRWNVPFYFGGTSLLIIVVVTMDFMAQVQAYMMSHQYDSLLKKANFKGAGLPMR, from the coding sequence GTGGCTAACGCGCAGGCATTGGGCAAAACCGGAGCACGGTACGGTGATTTGAAGCGCCGTTTGGTGTTCCTGGTGCTCGCCCTGGTGGTTTACCGTTTGGGTACACACATCCCCGTACCGGGTATTAATCCGGATGCGCTGGCGGACTTGTTCCGCCAGAACCAGGGCGGGATCCTGGGCCTGTTCAACATGTTCTCGGGTGGGGCGCTCTCGCGTTTCTCGATTTTTGCCCTGGGGATCATGCCGTACATTTCGGCATCCATCATCATGCAGTTGATGTCGGTGGTGGTGCCGTCGCTGGAAGCGCTCAAGAAAGAGGGCGAATCCGGTCGTCGGAAGATTACCCAATACACCCGCTACGGCACAGTCGTGCTGGCGCTGGTGCAAGCAGTGGGCATTTCGGTGGCGTTGGAGTCCCAACAGGGACTGGTGATCGATCCGGGTATGCTGTTTCGCTTCACGACCGTTGTGACTCTGGTCACTGGCACCATGTTCGTCATGTGGCTGGGTGAACAGATCACGGAACGCGGTCTGGGCAACGGGATTTCCATCCTGATCTTCGCAGGTATCGTTGCGGGTTTGCCCGCGGCGCTGGCTGCACTGTTGGACCTGGTCCGCACCAACGCGATGTCCGTGCTTTCGGCACTGTTCATTGTGGCTCTGGTGGTGCTGGTTACCGCTTTTGTGGTGTTCGTGGAACGCGGACAGCGCAAGATCACGGTGAACTACGCCAAGCGTCAGGTCGGCAACAAGGTCTACGGTGGTCAAAGCTCGCATTTGCCGCTGAAGCTGAACATGGCAGGGGTGATTCCGCCGATTTTCGCATCGTCGATCATTCTGTTCCCGGCCACGATCACGAGCTGGTTCTCCAGCAGTGAGAACATGCGCTGGCTTAGCGACCTGGCTGCGGCCCTGTCGCCTCGTCAACCGCTCTACATCACGCTGTACTCCGTCGCGATTATTTTCTTCTGCTTTTTCTACACGGCTCTGGTGTTCAACAGCCGCGAAACGGCGGACAACCTGAAGAAGAGTGGTGCGTTTGTTCCGGGCATTCGTCCGGGTGAACAAACAGCGCGCTACATCGACAAGATCCTGATGCGTTTGACGCTCGCAGGTGCCATCTACATTACGTTGGTGTGCCTGTTGCCGGAATTCTTGGTGATGCGCTGGAACGTTCCCTTCTACTTCGGTGGTACGTCTCTGTTGATTATTGTGGTGGTGACGATGGATTTCATGGCACAGGTTCAGGCCTACATGATGTCTCACCAGTACGACTCGTTGCTCAAGAAGGCCAACTTCAAGGGCGCGGGTTTGCCGATGCGGTAA
- the rplR gene encoding 50S ribosomal protein L18, which yields MDKKVSRLRRAVPTRRKINELRVHRLSVFRSNQHIYANIISPEGDRVLVSASTVEAEVRAQLAGQTGQGGNTAAATLVGKRVAEKAKAAGIELVAFDRSGFRYHGRVKALADAAREAGLKF from the coding sequence ATGGACAAAAAAGTTTCCCGTTTGCGTCGTGCGGTTCCGACCCGCCGGAAGATCAACGAGTTGCGCGTTCACCGCCTCTCGGTCTTCCGCTCGAACCAGCACATCTACGCCAACATCATTTCGCCGGAAGGCGATCGCGTTCTGGTCAGCGCCTCGACGGTGGAAGCCGAAGTGCGTGCGCAACTGGCCGGCCAAACCGGTCAAGGCGGCAACACTGCCGCTGCGACCCTGGTTGGCAAGCGCGTGGCCGAAAAGGCCAAGGCTGCCGGTATCGAACTGGTCGCTTTCGATCGCTCGGGCTTTCGTTACCATGGCCGCGTGAAAGCGCTGGCCGATGCCGCGCGTGAAGCCGGCCTGAAGTTCTAA
- the rpmJ gene encoding 50S ribosomal protein L36, whose translation MKVMASVKRICRNCKVIKRHGVVRVICTDPRHKQRQG comes from the coding sequence ATGAAAGTAATGGCATCGGTTAAGCGGATCTGCCGCAACTGCAAAGTTATCAAACGTCACGGCGTGGTGCGTGTTATCTGCACCGACCCGCGTCACAAGCAGCGTCAAGGCTAA
- a CDS encoding aspartyl/asparaginyl beta-hydroxylase domain-containing protein codes for MGHLRQPDSIPIVQPVDALSGNKPSLYSRVLFRFIDWLRHRIARASLVGDKPIFQNDQFPWIPELEARTPAIRAELAELLAERQHLPAFHEISPDVGMITSDDQWKTFVFMGYGLRSERNLARCPETARALTAIPGIRSAFFSILEPGKRIPLHTGPYNGVLRLHLGLVVPEPADRCWIEVGGERYSWREGRAVVFDDLYPHQVHNDTDGLRAVLFVDFERPCRVPVKWLNRLVLRAAPFTDEIRRGKANHDAWEKGYYRQK; via the coding sequence ATGGGCCATCTTAGGCAGCCTGATTCCATACCCATCGTGCAACCCGTTGACGCGCTTTCCGGCAACAAGCCCAGTCTGTATTCGCGCGTGCTTTTTCGCTTCATCGATTGGCTACGTCACCGGATCGCGCGGGCGTCGCTGGTGGGCGACAAGCCGATCTTCCAGAATGACCAGTTCCCGTGGATCCCCGAGCTAGAGGCGCGGACCCCGGCCATCCGCGCCGAACTCGCCGAATTACTGGCCGAACGCCAGCATCTGCCGGCATTTCATGAGATATCCCCGGATGTCGGGATGATCACGTCCGACGACCAATGGAAGACGTTTGTCTTCATGGGGTACGGGCTGCGATCTGAACGCAACCTGGCGCGTTGCCCGGAAACCGCCCGCGCATTGACCGCGATACCGGGTATCCGCAGCGCGTTCTTCTCGATCCTGGAACCGGGCAAGCGAATTCCTCTTCATACTGGCCCCTACAACGGCGTGCTGCGCCTGCACCTGGGGCTGGTGGTGCCCGAGCCGGCCGATCGCTGCTGGATAGAAGTCGGGGGGGAACGGTATAGCTGGCGGGAAGGTCGGGCCGTGGTGTTCGATGACCTGTATCCCCACCAGGTTCACAACGACACGGACGGGCTACGCGCCGTTCTGTTCGTCGACTTCGAAAGGCCGTGCCGTGTTCCGGTAAAATGGCTGAATCGCCTGGTGCTCAGAGCGGCCCCGTTCACGGACGAAATCCGTCGCGGCAAGGCCAATCACGATGCCTGGGAGAAGGGCTACTACCGCCAGAAATAG
- the rplX gene encoding 50S ribosomal protein L24: MNNIRKGDEVIVLTGRDKKRRGTVLARVDADHVLVEGVNIVKKHVKANPMANNPGGIVEKTMPIHISNVALFNPATGRGDRVGVQEVEGRKVRVFRSNGAVVGAKA, encoded by the coding sequence ATGAATAACATTCGTAAAGGCGACGAAGTCATCGTCCTGACCGGCCGCGACAAAAAGCGTCGCGGTACCGTGCTGGCTCGTGTTGATGCCGACCACGTTCTGGTCGAAGGCGTCAACATCGTCAAGAAGCACGTGAAAGCCAACCCGATGGCTAACAACCCGGGCGGGATTGTCGAAAAGACCATGCCGATCCACATCTCGAATGTGGCGCTCTTTAACCCCGCAACCGGTCGTGGCGACCGCGTGGGCGTTCAAGAAGTCGAAGGTCGCAAGGTCCGCGTGTTCCGTTCCAATGGTGCCGTTGTCGGCGCCAAGGCGTAA
- the rpmD gene encoding 50S ribosomal protein L30 yields MAQKQIKVTLVRSVIGTKQSHRDTVRGLGLGRINSSRVLVDTPEVRGMIRKVDYLVSVSEA; encoded by the coding sequence ATGGCTCAGAAGCAGATCAAAGTGACCCTCGTGCGCTCCGTGATCGGTACCAAGCAATCGCACCGTGATACGGTTCGCGGTTTGGGCTTGGGCCGCATCAACAGCAGCCGCGTGTTGGTCGATACGCCCGAGGTGCGTGGGATGATCCGTAAGGTGGATTATCTCGTTTCCGTCTCGGAAGCCTAA
- the rpsK gene encoding 30S ribosomal protein S11, translated as MAKASTSGASRVRKKVKKNVSDGIAHVHASFNNTIITITDRQGNALSWATSGGAGFKGSRKSTPFAAQVAAETAGRVALEYGIKTLEVRIKGPGPGRESSVRALNALGIKISSIADITPVPHNGCRPPKRRRI; from the coding sequence ATGGCGAAAGCTTCCACCAGCGGCGCTTCGCGCGTGCGCAAAAAGGTTAAGAAGAACGTCTCGGACGGCATCGCGCACGTTCACGCTTCGTTCAACAACACCATCATCACCATCACCGACCGTCAGGGCAACGCTTTGTCGTGGGCCACTTCGGGTGGTGCTGGTTTCAAGGGTTCGCGTAAGTCGACCCCGTTTGCCGCGCAAGTCGCCGCTGAAACGGCTGGCCGCGTCGCGCTGGAATACGGCATCAAGACGCTGGAAGTGCGCATCAAGGGCCCCGGTCCTGGCCGCGAATCGTCGGTCCGCGCGTTGAACGCGCTGGGCATCAAGATTTCGTCCATCGCCGACATCACGCCCGTTCCGCACAACGGCTGCCGTCCGCCGAAGCGTCGTCGTATCTAA
- the rpsM gene encoding 30S ribosomal protein S13, whose translation MARIAGINIPPQQHAEIGLTAIFGIGRTRARKICEAANVPFDKKVKDLNDAELERVREHVGLFTVEGDLRREVQLSIKRLIDLGTYRGMRHKRGLPVRGQRTRTNARTRKGPRRAAASLKK comes from the coding sequence ATGGCCCGTATTGCTGGCATTAACATCCCGCCGCAACAGCACGCCGAGATCGGACTGACCGCCATTTTTGGCATTGGTCGTACGCGCGCTCGCAAAATCTGCGAAGCGGCAAACGTACCCTTTGACAAAAAGGTCAAGGATCTGAACGACGCTGAATTGGAACGCGTCCGCGAACATGTTGGTTTGTTCACGGTTGAAGGCGACCTGCGTCGTGAAGTACAGCTCTCGATCAAGCGTTTGATCGACCTGGGAACCTACCGCGGTATGCGTCACAAGCGCGGTTTGCCCGTGCGCGGCCAGCGCACTCGCACCAACGCCCGGACCCGTAAGGGCCCGCGTCGTGCTGCTGCGTCCCTGAAGAAATAA
- the rpsH gene encoding 30S ribosomal protein S8: MSMSDPIADMLTRIRNAQQVDKVTVSMPSSKLKAAIAAVLKDEGYIDSFEIKGTQAKPELEITLKYYAGRPVIERIERVSRPGLRIYKGRTSIPQVMNGLGVAIVSTSRGVMTDRKARANGVGGEVLCYVA, encoded by the coding sequence ATGAGCATGAGCGATCCCATCGCCGATATGCTGACCCGCATTCGCAATGCGCAGCAAGTGGACAAAGTTACGGTGAGCATGCCCTCCTCGAAGCTGAAGGCGGCAATTGCCGCTGTGCTGAAAGACGAAGGCTACATCGACAGCTTTGAAATCAAGGGCACCCAGGCCAAGCCTGAGCTCGAGATCACCCTGAAGTACTACGCTGGTCGCCCGGTTATCGAACGCATCGAACGCGTTTCGCGCCCCGGTCTGCGTATCTACAAGGGCCGTACCAGCATTCCTCAGGTCATGAACGGCCTGGGCGTGGCTATCGTTTCGACCTCGCGCGGCGTCATGACCGACCGTAAGGCTCGCGCCAACGGCGTCGGCGGCGAAGTGCTGTGCTACGTGGCCTAA
- the rplF gene encoding 50S ribosomal protein L6 — translation MSRIAKYPVELPKGVEADIKQDQIIVKGPLGTLTQALTGDVTVAMDEGKLTFAAANESRHANAMSGTVRALVANMVTGVSKGFERKLTLVGVGYRASIQGDAVKLQLGFSHDVLHQLPAGIKAECPTQTEIVIKGANKQVVGQMAAEIRSYREPEPYKGKGVRYSDERVVIKETKKK, via the coding sequence ATGTCACGTATCGCTAAGTATCCGGTCGAACTGCCCAAGGGTGTCGAAGCTGACATCAAGCAGGATCAGATCATCGTCAAGGGCCCGCTGGGCACCCTGACTCAAGCCCTGACTGGCGACGTTACGGTTGCGATGGACGAAGGCAAGCTCACGTTTGCCGCCGCCAACGAATCTCGTCACGCCAATGCCATGTCGGGTACCGTGCGCGCTCTGGTGGCCAATATGGTTACCGGCGTGAGCAAGGGCTTCGAGCGCAAGCTGACCCTGGTTGGCGTGGGTTACCGCGCCTCGATCCAAGGCGATGCCGTTAAGCTGCAGCTCGGTTTCTCGCACGACGTTTTGCATCAGTTGCCGGCCGGTATCAAGGCCGAATGCCCCACCCAGACGGAAATCGTCATCAAGGGCGCCAACAAGCAAGTCGTCGGTCAGATGGCCGCTGAAATCCGCTCGTACCGCGAACCCGAACCCTACAAGGGCAAGGGTGTGCGTTACTCGGACGAACGCGTCGTCATCAAAGAAACCAAGAAGAAATAA